TTTGATCTGTGCACCAGCCGCGTATGTACTGTCCCGTTTCCGTTTTGCAGGAAATAAAATGATCCAGACCAGCCTTGTATCTGCCATGGGAGTGCCTGTGGTCATGATCGTTCTGCCTCTGTTCAGCCTGATCGCGGGTATGAACGTGTTGAACAACTACATTGCAAATAAGGCAGTACTGATATTTCTTTATGTGGGGATCAACGTTCCTTATACAACGATTTTTCTTCTCACATTTTTTGCCAATATCTCCAAGGCTTACGAGGAAGCGGCTGCCATTGACGGCTGTCCTCCCATGAGGGCTTTCTGGCTGATCATGTTTCCCATGGCTCAGTCCGGAATCATTACGGTTACTATTTTTAATTTTATTAATATATGGAATGAGTATTTCATTTCCCTGATATTCGCCAATTCCGACAGGGTACGGCCGGTTGCGGTAGGACTTTACTCCATGATCAATTCCATGAAATATACGGGAGACTGGTCAGGTATGTTCGCTTCTGTTATCATCGTATTTCTCCCTACCTTTATCCTTTATATCTTTTTGTCGGAGAAGATCATTGCCGGCATTACCGGGGGCGGAGTCAAAGGCTGATAAAAAACCTCCTGCTTTACGTGGGACTGCGAGATAATCCATTTACTGAAAGGATTATTATTTCACAGCCCAGGAAAGGCAGGAGGTTTTTAAGTTATTACTTATCTATGACTGGAATCGGCGTTTCATCCCTTTCGTCCAGGTGGTTTAAATAATATTTGGTATCCTTTGCTACAACACCTGATAGAAGCAGCACGGCCACAAGATTGGGGATCGCCATCAGCGCGTTTAGGATGTCTGAAATTGTCCACATCAGATCCAGCGACAGCACAGGACCGACAACTACGATCGACACGAAGATGATCTTATAGGGCAGCATACCTTTAGCACCGAATAAGTATTCGCAGCAGCGCTCGCCGTAATAAGACCAGCCAAGAATGGTGGAATAAGCAAAGGTGACGATGCCAATTACCAGAATCGCCGGACCAAGCACAGGAATCTGGCTGAAAGCAGCGGTGGTCATCTGGCCGCCGTTTTGAATCATATCCATGTTGATGTCCGGATTTTTCATTATGGTCGTAACCAGAACCAGACCGGTCATAAGGCAGACTACAACCGTATCCCAGAAGGTACCGGTAGAGGAAACCAGCGCCTGACGCACCGGATTTCGTGTCTGTGCGGCCGAGGCTACTAACGGCGCAGAACCCATACCCGACTCATTGGAAAACAGGCCGCGGGCAATGCCGTACTGCATGGCAAGCATAATGCCCCTGCCAACCAGACCGCCTGCGACTGCACCGGGCTGGAAGGCCAGGGTTACAATCGTCTTTAGCCCGGGAATGATGAAGTCAGCGTTGATACCAAGAATAATCAGGCAGCCTGCCACATAGAAAAACGCCATAAACGGTACAAGTTTTTCACATACTGTTGCGATGGACTTAATGCCGCCGATAATAACCACAGCGGTAATGGCACCGAAGGCAAGGCCGATTGCAATGCGCGGAATCGGGAGAGGTACGTTGTTTTCAATAATCTCAGCAATGGCGTTGATCTGAGTCCCGCTTCCGATGCCAAAGGAAGCGAACAGTGAGAACAGTGCAAAGAGTATGCCCAGCCATTTCAGGCCAAGTGCGCGCTCCAGGGCATACATGGCACCGCCCTGCATACGGCCATCTTTTGTCTGCACACGATATTTGACTGCAATCAGGGACTCTGCATATTTGGTGGCAATGCCGAATACACCGGTCAGCCAGCACCAGAGAACAGCACCCGGGCCGCCTAGGAATACCGCCGTACCCACACCGACAATATTGCCGGTGCCGATGGTGGAGGCAAGCGCAGTAGTCAGTGCCTGAAACTGGCTGACCTCACCAGGTGAATCAGGGTCCTTTGTTACAGACAGCTTAATGGCAGTAAAGGTTTTGCGCTGGATAAAGCCTGTGCGCACGGTCAAGAATAAATGGGTGCCAAACAGCAGTGCAATCATGGGCAACCCCCAAATTGCTGAGTCCAGCTTGTTGAAAAATTCTATAACAGCTTCCATTGTTTTTCTACTTCCCTTCCTTCGTATTTTTTGAAAAAAAAGAGTGGGATATACTCCCACTCACAAAAAAACAGAGATAACGCGATATTCCAAAAAGAAAGGGAAAAAATCGCCTCTGTCCTTTTGCCTGAGAGTTTCGCGCTTAAGCGCTTGCCCCTTCGGCCCCTGCATCTGTGCAGGCGTCTCCAGAGTGCCATCCGTCTACGGTCTGCGCTGGGGCATTCCGAAGATTTCATATGGCGACCATTTAAAGAATGGTGTCATTATACAATAATGATTAAATTTTTGCAAGAACTTTATCTATTGATGCAATGGGAAAAAATTCCCTTGACAGCCGTTTTTAAATACGATAAAATATATATGCAATAAAAAATTTACAATTGAATAACAAATGAAAAGTACGTAATATCCCTTATTCAGAGTGATGGAGATACAAAGGATCTGTGAAGTCACGGCAACCCCGACCGGAAATGATGGCCTTAGCCAGAAAAGAGCGGCTGGAAGGTGCCAACCTGAGCGAGAAATCGAGCAATAAGAGGATTTGATACATTGTTGAATCAAGTCCGCGTTGCTGCGGACTTTTCTTTTTGTTATTCCCCCATGTGATATCAAGGAGGAACGCCCTGCGGATATTGATCCGAAGAGCGCGGCAAGAAGGAGGAAATGACAACATGGAAAAGTTATTATTTACATCCGAGTCCGTTACAGAGGGACATCCGGATAAAATGTGTGACCAGATCTCAGATGCGATTTTAGATGCGATGTTAGAGCAGGATCCCATGAGCCGTGTGGCTTGTGAAACCTGCTGTACCACAGGTCTTGTTATGGTTATGGGAGAAATCACGACCCATGCTTACGTGGACATTCAGAAGGTGGTACGGGAGACTGTAAGAGAAATTGGCTATGACCGTGCAAAATACGGGTTTGACTGCGATACCTGCGGCGTGATCGTAGCTTTGGATGAGCAGTCCCCTGATATTGCCTTAGGTGTTGACCGGGCTCTGGAAGCAAAGGAACATAAGATGTCTGACGAAGAGATCGATGCCATCGGAGCGGGAGACCAGGGAATGATGTTTGGCTTTGCCAGCAATGAAACCGAGGAGTTTATGCCATACCCCATTGCTCTTGCCCATAAGCTGGCTCTCAGGCTTACAAAGGTCCGCAAGGATGAACCCTTACTTATCTCCGTCCCGACGGAAAGACCCAGGTAACCGTAGAATATGATGAGAACGGCAATCCTCTCCGATTAGATGCGGTGGTTTTATCCACTCAGCATGATGAGAGCGTGAGCCAGGAACAGATTCACGTGGATATTAAAAAGTATGTATTTGATGAAGTTCTGCCTGCAGAGCTGGTGGATGGGAATACCAAATTCTTCATTAACCCTACCGGACGCTTTGTGATCGGGGGACCTCATGGAGACAGCGGCCTGACCGGCCGTAAGATCATCGTAGATACCTACGGAGGTTATGCACGCCATGGCGGCGGCGCATTCTC
The nucleotide sequence above comes from Lacrimispora sp. BS-2. Encoded proteins:
- a CDS encoding carbohydrate ABC transporter permease, with the protein product MAKKGRFMEPFNWKRELRLFPGYLLLSVWILFTIVLLGWVVAASFSTTKAIFSGHVLSQGIHFENYAKAWTNSNVSSIFFNSLMYSVVSCTLLILICAPAAYVLSRFRFAGNKMIQTSLVSAMGVPVVMIVLPLFSLIAGMNVLNNYIANKAVLIFLYVGINVPYTTIFLLTFFANISKAYEEAAAIDGCPPMRAFWLIMFPMAQSGIITVTIFNFINIWNEYFISLIFANSDRVRPVAVGLYSMINSMKYTGDWSGMFASVIIVFLPTFILYIFLSEKIIAGITGGGVKG
- a CDS encoding alanine/glycine:cation symporter family protein, with amino-acid sequence MEAVIEFFNKLDSAIWGLPMIALLFGTHLFLTVRTGFIQRKTFTAIKLSVTKDPDSPGEVSQFQALTTALASTIGTGNIVGVGTAVFLGGPGAVLWCWLTGVFGIATKYAESLIAVKYRVQTKDGRMQGGAMYALERALGLKWLGILFALFSLFASFGIGSGTQINAIAEIIENNVPLPIPRIAIGLAFGAITAVVIIGGIKSIATVCEKLVPFMAFFYVAGCLIILGINADFIIPGLKTIVTLAFQPGAVAGGLVGRGIMLAMQYGIARGLFSNESGMGSAPLVASAAQTRNPVRQALVSSTGTFWDTVVVCLMTGLVLVTTIMKNPDINMDMIQNGGQMTTAAFSQIPVLGPAILVIGIVTFAYSTILGWSYYGERCCEYLFGAKGMLPYKIIFVSIVVVGPVLSLDLMWTISDILNALMAIPNLVAVLLLSGVVAKDTKYYLNHLDERDETPIPVIDK